The Candidatus Eremiobacterota bacterium genome has a segment encoding these proteins:
- the efp gene encoding elongation factor P, with amino-acid sequence MISSNDFRNGVTIVIDGQLWTVVEFLHVKPGKGAAFVRTRLKNVKTGSTVERTFRAGEKLERATVDNRDMQMLYNDADGYHFMDNETYENFTLQRDVIGDPADFLKDGMRIAVQFHDGTPIGADLPAHVELKVEETDPGFKGDTATGTTKPAKLETGATVNVPLFVNPGDVIRIDTRDRRYIGRVQS; translated from the coding sequence ATGATTTCATCGAACGATTTTCGGAACGGCGTCACGATCGTCATCGACGGGCAGCTTTGGACCGTCGTCGAGTTCCTGCACGTCAAGCCCGGCAAAGGCGCCGCGTTCGTGCGGACGCGTTTGAAGAACGTGAAAACGGGCTCGACCGTCGAGCGCACCTTCCGCGCCGGCGAGAAGCTGGAGCGCGCGACGGTCGACAACCGCGACATGCAGATGCTCTACAACGACGCCGACGGCTACCACTTCATGGACAACGAGACGTACGAGAACTTCACGCTGCAGCGTGACGTCATCGGCGACCCCGCCGATTTCCTCAAGGACGGGATGCGGATCGCCGTGCAGTTTCACGACGGAACGCCGATCGGCGCCGACCTGCCCGCGCACGTCGAGCTCAAGGTCGAGGAGACCGATCCTGGCTTCAAGGGCGACACCGCCACCGGCACCACGAAACCCGCCAAGCTCGAAACCGGCGCGACGGTGAACGTCCCGCTGTTCGTGAACCCCGGCGACGTGATCCGCATCGACACGCGCGACCGCCGCTACATCGGCCGCGTCCAGAGTTAG
- the hpnI gene encoding bacteriohopanetetrol glucosamine biosynthesis glycosyltransferase HpnI: MRADRRRVAAALALGATFAGIGYAAFAIVRLRAFGRRTMVQAEHSARVRTERSGTSVPTTRSRHRVTVLKPVRGAEPGLAENLHSFCAQDYPDFHVVLGVLSPDDEALDVIQRVAAEFPDRTTVVAGDGVARFRNPKIATLAPMIAHATGEILVIADSDMRVTPVYLDAVVEAFADERVGAVTCIYCGEPAADDVPSTLGAMWITEQFAPAALVAAAVEPMTYCFGGTMAVRASVFAEIGGLAALGNQLADDATLGRLVTERGYGVALANYVVTNVVSESGLRGLLQHELRWARTIRSVRPLSYAGLIVTFPVPLAALALALARRRRTPAFALVASVLARLALHAAAHRALATRRRPRAVLTLLRDVLGMATWCAGFCGRTVLWRDQRLDVRQKL; the protein is encoded by the coding sequence ATGCGCGCTGACCGGCGCCGCGTCGCGGCGGCGCTGGCGCTCGGTGCAACGTTCGCGGGGATCGGCTATGCGGCGTTCGCGATCGTGCGCCTGCGCGCGTTCGGCCGCCGCACTATGGTGCAGGCGGAGCACAGCGCTCGTGTGCGGACGGAACGAAGTGGCACGAGCGTGCCAACGACGAGGAGCCGGCACAGGGTAACGGTTCTCAAACCGGTGCGCGGCGCGGAGCCCGGACTCGCGGAGAACCTGCACTCGTTCTGCGCGCAAGACTATCCTGACTTTCACGTGGTGCTCGGCGTACTGTCGCCGGACGACGAGGCCCTGGACGTCATTCAGCGCGTCGCGGCCGAGTTTCCCGATCGCACGACGGTCGTCGCCGGCGACGGCGTCGCGCGCTTCCGCAATCCGAAGATCGCCACGCTCGCTCCGATGATCGCGCACGCGACGGGCGAGATCCTGGTGATCGCGGACAGCGACATGCGCGTCACGCCGGTCTATCTCGACGCGGTCGTCGAGGCCTTCGCCGACGAGCGCGTCGGCGCGGTGACGTGTATCTACTGCGGTGAACCAGCCGCGGATGATGTGCCGTCGACGCTCGGCGCGATGTGGATCACCGAACAGTTCGCGCCTGCCGCGCTGGTCGCGGCCGCGGTCGAGCCGATGACGTACTGCTTCGGCGGCACGATGGCGGTCCGCGCGTCCGTCTTTGCAGAGATCGGCGGCCTCGCCGCCCTCGGAAACCAGCTCGCCGACGACGCCACGCTGGGACGGCTCGTCACCGAGCGCGGCTACGGCGTCGCGCTGGCGAACTACGTCGTAACGAACGTCGTCAGCGAATCCGGACTGCGCGGCCTGCTGCAGCACGAGCTGCGCTGGGCGCGCACGATCCGATCCGTTCGCCCGCTCAGCTACGCCGGGCTCATCGTGACGTTCCCCGTCCCGCTCGCGGCGCTCGCTCTCGCCCTCGCGCGCCGGCGCCGAACGCCGGCGTTCGCGCTGGTTGCCTCTGTCCTCGCGCGCCTTGCCTTGCACGCCGCGGCACACCGCGCATTGGCGACCCGGCGCCGTCCCCGGGCGGTACTGACCCTGCTTCGCGACGTCCTCGGCATGGCAACGTGGTGCGCCGGGTTTTGCGGCCGCACCGTCCTCTGGCGCGACCAGCGCCTGGACGTCCGGCAGAAACTCTGA
- the hpnK gene encoding hopanoid biosynthesis-associated protein HpnK, whose product MRRRLIVTVDDFGLSVPVNEAVERGHREGIVTAASLMVAEPAAADAVARAKANPTLAVGLHVVVVAGRPLLPPERIPDLVGPDGMFSSELARAGMKYFFSTRARRQLEVEIRAQFAAFAATRLPLDHVNAQCHYHLHPTVLGLMLKVAREYGRPPVRIPYEPFPSTWRATHDRFRGRLAQAVFLAPFLGIVKSRLRAGGFAHNDYLFGFNDTGRMTPERVVGFLENLPEGATELYFHAATARWPGIARDLEPYRLEDEFAALISPRVAEAARASGAQRIGFRALADAR is encoded by the coding sequence GTGCGACGCCGCCTGATCGTCACGGTCGACGACTTCGGACTCTCCGTTCCGGTCAACGAGGCGGTCGAGCGCGGCCACCGCGAGGGGATCGTCACCGCCGCATCGCTGATGGTCGCCGAGCCTGCCGCCGCCGACGCCGTCGCCCGCGCGAAAGCGAACCCAACGCTCGCGGTCGGACTGCACGTCGTCGTCGTCGCGGGGCGCCCGCTGCTCCCGCCGGAACGCATCCCGGACCTCGTCGGACCGGACGGCATGTTCTCCAGCGAGCTTGCGCGCGCGGGCATGAAGTACTTCTTCAGCACGCGCGCACGGCGCCAGCTCGAAGTGGAGATCCGCGCGCAGTTCGCGGCGTTCGCCGCGACAAGACTGCCGCTCGACCACGTCAACGCGCAGTGCCACTACCACCTGCACCCGACGGTGCTCGGGCTGATGCTGAAGGTCGCGCGCGAGTACGGCCGCCCGCCGGTGCGCATCCCGTACGAGCCGTTTCCGAGCACGTGGCGCGCGACGCACGACCGCTTCCGCGGCCGCCTCGCCCAGGCGGTCTTCCTGGCCCCGTTCCTCGGCATCGTGAAAAGCCGGCTGCGCGCCGGCGGGTTTGCGCACAACGACTACCTCTTCGGATTCAACGACACCGGCCGCATGACGCCAGAGCGCGTCGTCGGCTTTCTCGAAAACTTGCCGGAGGGTGCGACGGAGCTGTACTTTCACGCCGCAACCGCGCGCTGGCCCGGAATTGCCCGCGATCTGGAACCGTACCGGCTCGAAGACGAGTTCGCCGCGCTGATCAGCCCGCGCGTCGCCGAGGCGGCACGCGCGAGCGGCGCACAGCGTATCGGTTTCCGCGCGCTCGCCGATGCGCGCTGA
- the miaB gene encoding tRNA (N6-isopentenyl adenosine(37)-C2)-methylthiotransferase MiaB, whose protein sequence is MAQIYIETHGCQMNEADSQDIQRRAISAGFTLAQRPEDASVLVLNTCTVRDNAERRAYGRIAHWKAVKDADPSVKVIVTGCLAEQDKDRMQRIVPHVDGVFGTRELGALGDALAAWRAEYPDDELSVEREIETVMGGEGVGIAGPYDFLRAFVNVQRGCSYYCTFCIVPHVRGRFDHRPMGEILDEVRAKTAAGAREITLVGQTVNAYKEPATGADFADLLQAVCAVESVERVSFISSHPKDLNEKLARVCATLPKVNPRFHLAVQSGSNVMLRKMNRKYTIEQFLERIATFKSHNPSWAITTDLIVGFPGETEEDFQQTLDVCATGIFAQAYMFVYSPRRGTPAAVWHAKDPVPHEVAQDRFKRLVAVQDAAVRAYHERKVGTTVRALVHGVSRKDATKLSAKTIDNVTVNFPLVEAVPDVAHPWIDVHVESASVWGVRGSCVGRAERFGGEAQLVEPPLIDLLAG, encoded by the coding sequence ATGGCGCAAATCTACATCGAGACGCACGGCTGCCAGATGAACGAGGCCGACTCGCAGGACATTCAGCGGCGCGCGATCTCGGCCGGGTTCACGCTGGCGCAGCGGCCGGAAGACGCCTCGGTTCTGGTCCTCAACACGTGCACGGTGCGCGACAATGCCGAGCGGCGCGCGTACGGGCGCATCGCGCACTGGAAGGCGGTCAAGGACGCCGACCCGTCGGTGAAGGTGATCGTCACCGGGTGTCTGGCCGAGCAGGACAAGGACCGCATGCAGAGGATCGTCCCGCACGTCGACGGCGTGTTCGGGACGCGCGAGCTCGGCGCGCTCGGCGACGCGCTGGCGGCGTGGCGCGCCGAGTACCCGGACGACGAGCTGAGCGTCGAGCGCGAGATCGAGACGGTGATGGGCGGCGAAGGCGTCGGGATCGCCGGGCCGTACGATTTCCTGCGCGCGTTCGTGAACGTGCAGCGGGGGTGCTCGTACTACTGCACGTTCTGCATCGTCCCGCACGTGCGCGGCCGCTTCGACCATCGCCCGATGGGCGAGATTCTCGATGAGGTCCGCGCGAAGACGGCGGCGGGCGCGCGGGAGATCACGCTGGTCGGCCAGACGGTGAACGCGTACAAGGAGCCGGCGACCGGCGCGGACTTCGCCGACCTGCTGCAAGCGGTGTGCGCGGTCGAATCGGTCGAGCGGGTGAGCTTCATCAGCTCGCATCCGAAAGATTTGAACGAGAAGCTCGCGCGCGTCTGCGCGACGCTGCCGAAGGTGAACCCGCGGTTCCATCTGGCTGTGCAGTCCGGGTCCAACGTGATGCTGCGCAAGATGAACCGCAAGTACACGATCGAGCAATTCCTCGAGCGAATCGCGACGTTCAAGTCGCACAACCCGTCCTGGGCGATCACGACCGATCTGATCGTCGGCTTTCCCGGCGAGACGGAAGAAGATTTTCAGCAGACGCTCGACGTCTGCGCGACCGGGATCTTCGCGCAGGCGTACATGTTCGTCTACTCGCCGCGGCGCGGGACGCCGGCGGCGGTCTGGCACGCGAAGGACCCGGTGCCGCACGAGGTCGCGCAAGACCGGTTCAAACGGCTCGTCGCGGTGCAGGACGCGGCGGTGCGCGCCTATCACGAGCGCAAGGTCGGGACGACGGTGCGCGCGCTCGTGCACGGCGTCTCGCGCAAAGATGCCACCAAGCTCAGCGCCAAGACGATCGACAACGTCACGGTGAACTTCCCGCTGGTCGAAGCGGTCCCGGACGTCGCGCACCCGTGGATCGACGTCCACGTCGAGTCCGCGTCGGTGTGGGGCGTGCGCGGAAGCTGTGTCGGGCGCGCGGAACGGTTCGGCGGCGAAGCGCAACTGGTCGAGCCGCCGCTGATCGACCTGCTGGCCGGATAA
- a CDS encoding sulfite exporter TauE/SafE family protein — protein sequence MTPLGALALFLIGAAASIFGSLVGLGGGFVIIPVLRIVYGVPPTQVAGTSLVLVLANTAASTVGYLRDRVVDLRLAVPFTLGAVPGSILGVFAVRKLSPTGFDFAYGIVLVVLAILVVRRRSVVSRPLEERTFAHNPWIGIVAGVGIGFFSSLFGIGGGVVLIPLLLIAARMPPHVVTATSAFVITTTAPVGVVTHALEGHVDWVFTLPLVLGGLAGGSVGPAIAKRVSSPALITLLATALSLSAIGLALRHLL from the coding sequence GTGACGCCGCTCGGCGCGCTCGCCCTGTTTCTCATCGGCGCGGCCGCGAGCATCTTCGGCTCGCTGGTCGGGCTCGGCGGCGGTTTCGTGATCATCCCGGTGCTGCGCATCGTCTACGGCGTCCCGCCGACGCAAGTCGCGGGAACCTCGCTGGTGCTGGTTCTCGCGAACACCGCCGCATCGACGGTCGGGTACCTGCGCGACCGCGTCGTCGACTTGCGGCTGGCCGTTCCGTTCACGCTCGGTGCTGTGCCGGGGAGCATCCTCGGCGTGTTCGCGGTGCGCAAGCTCTCGCCGACCGGGTTCGACTTCGCCTACGGCATCGTGCTGGTGGTGCTGGCGATTCTCGTGGTGCGGCGGCGTTCGGTCGTCTCGCGCCCGCTCGAGGAGCGCACGTTCGCACACAACCCGTGGATCGGCATCGTCGCCGGCGTCGGGATCGGCTTCTTCTCCTCGCTGTTCGGAATCGGCGGCGGCGTGGTGCTTATCCCGCTGCTGCTGATCGCCGCCCGCATGCCGCCGCACGTCGTCACCGCGACCAGCGCGTTCGTCATCACCACCACCGCTCCGGTCGGCGTCGTGACGCACGCGCTCGAAGGCCACGTCGACTGGGTCTTCACGCTGCCGCTCGTCCTCGGCGGCCTCGCCGGCGGCAGCGTCGGCCCGGCGATCGCGAAGCGCGTCTCCTCGCCGGCATTGATCACCCTGCTGGCAACGGCGCTGAGCCTCTCCGCGATCGGCTTGGCGCTGCGCCATCTGCTCTGA
- the mutS gene encoding DNA mismatch repair protein MutS: protein MTTTTTWSPMLEQYFGMKHRYPEAILLSRVGDFYEAYGDDAETIARALSIALTSKEAGGGRRVAMAGVPHHALDGYLAKLVAQRRVVALAEQLEAPVPNKLVRRDVVRVVTPGTLLEEHILERSAHNYLAAIAAFDDDLIALAHADISTGHLAATAFEGESALEDALTEIARLDPAELVADVPPGMRGALEGALENAQTRIAQPVIAVVTERVREPIDGFSFDASLAMHRALDALAAFVRRVSVLREPQDRSQPGAGTALREAQFYRQATFLALDPNTRKHLELTKALGANPRATLLATIDRTRTAMGSRLLGRWLLAPLVSAEAIGARADCVERLVRDGARRLALQDVLHGCFDLERIAQKVRFRRVQPRDLASLRRTLSLLDPIADALHEPSLPARMHAIAARVGEYDEVRADLLATLVDEPPATLADGGVIRAEASAELADCVALRGDARSRIAALEERERERTGIKSLKVKYASAFGYAIEVPKAQVPNVPGDYTRKQTLANGERYVTPELRELDVAIASAESRQLRLEQTLYENLVERIAARVDELLATADALAELDAYCSLAQIAGERGYVRPSFAEESIIDVADGRHPVMEPLLGSSFVPNDLHVGVERARFILLTGPNMGGKSTYLRQTALLVVLAQIGSFVPARSARLGIVDRIFTRIGAGDDLASGQSTFYIEMAEAANILRRATDRSLLLIDEIGRGTGTVDGLAIAQAICEYLLERESRAPMALFATHFHELVPLAERWPLVANFHITAVESTKGGAPVFSHRVLPGSSSRSFGIEVARMAGLPATVVARAREIAGVLEGRPNLEDAAPLRGKLAKPGVVEQPLLFDME, encoded by the coding sequence ATGACGACGACCACGACGTGGTCGCCGATGCTCGAGCAATACTTCGGGATGAAGCACCGTTATCCCGAGGCGATTTTGCTCTCGCGCGTCGGCGATTTCTACGAAGCGTACGGTGACGACGCCGAGACGATCGCGCGCGCGCTCTCGATCGCGCTGACCTCGAAAGAAGCCGGCGGCGGGCGGCGCGTCGCGATGGCCGGCGTCCCGCACCACGCGCTCGACGGGTATCTCGCGAAGCTGGTCGCGCAGCGGCGCGTCGTCGCGCTCGCCGAGCAGCTCGAGGCGCCGGTGCCGAACAAGCTGGTGCGGCGCGACGTCGTGCGCGTCGTGACGCCCGGCACGCTGCTGGAGGAGCACATCCTCGAGCGCAGCGCGCACAACTATCTGGCCGCGATCGCCGCGTTCGACGACGATTTGATCGCGCTGGCGCACGCCGACATCTCGACCGGACACCTCGCCGCCACCGCGTTCGAGGGCGAGTCGGCGCTCGAGGACGCGCTGACCGAGATCGCGCGGCTCGATCCGGCCGAGCTGGTCGCCGACGTCCCGCCCGGGATGCGCGGCGCGCTCGAAGGGGCGCTCGAGAACGCGCAGACGCGGATCGCGCAGCCGGTGATTGCGGTGGTGACGGAACGCGTGCGCGAACCGATCGACGGGTTCTCGTTCGACGCTTCGCTCGCGATGCACCGCGCGCTGGACGCGCTCGCCGCCTTCGTGCGGCGCGTCAGCGTGCTGCGAGAGCCGCAGGACCGCTCGCAGCCCGGCGCGGGCACAGCGCTGCGCGAGGCGCAGTTCTACCGCCAGGCGACGTTCCTCGCGCTCGACCCCAACACGCGCAAGCATCTCGAGCTGACGAAAGCGCTCGGCGCGAACCCGCGCGCGACGCTGCTCGCGACGATCGACCGCACGCGCACCGCGATGGGCTCGCGGCTGCTCGGCCGCTGGCTGCTGGCGCCGCTGGTGAGCGCCGAGGCGATCGGGGCGCGCGCGGACTGCGTCGAGCGACTGGTCCGCGACGGCGCGCGGCGGCTCGCGCTGCAGGACGTGCTGCACGGCTGCTTCGACCTCGAGCGCATCGCGCAGAAGGTGCGCTTCCGGCGCGTGCAGCCGCGCGATCTGGCCTCGCTGCGCCGGACACTGTCCCTACTCGACCCGATCGCCGACGCGCTGCACGAGCCCTCGCTGCCGGCGCGCATGCACGCGATCGCGGCGCGGGTCGGGGAGTACGACGAAGTGCGCGCCGATCTGCTGGCGACGCTCGTCGACGAGCCGCCCGCGACGCTCGCCGACGGCGGCGTGATCCGCGCCGAGGCGAGCGCCGAGCTGGCCGACTGCGTCGCGCTGCGCGGTGACGCGCGCTCGCGAATCGCCGCGCTCGAGGAGCGCGAGCGCGAGCGGACCGGCATCAAGTCGCTCAAGGTGAAGTACGCCTCGGCGTTCGGCTACGCGATCGAAGTCCCGAAAGCGCAGGTGCCGAACGTCCCCGGCGACTATACGCGCAAGCAGACGCTGGCGAACGGCGAGCGCTACGTGACGCCCGAGCTGCGCGAGCTCGACGTCGCGATCGCCTCGGCGGAGTCGCGCCAGCTGCGGCTCGAGCAGACGCTGTACGAGAACTTGGTCGAGCGGATCGCCGCGCGGGTCGACGAGCTGCTCGCCACCGCCGACGCGCTCGCCGAGCTCGACGCCTACTGCTCGCTCGCGCAGATCGCCGGTGAGCGCGGGTACGTGCGGCCTTCGTTCGCCGAAGAGAGCATCATCGACGTCGCGGACGGGCGGCATCCGGTGATGGAGCCGCTGCTCGGCTCTTCGTTCGTGCCGAACGATCTGCACGTCGGCGTTGAGCGCGCGCGCTTCATCTTGCTGACCGGGCCGAACATGGGCGGCAAGTCGACCTACTTGCGGCAGACCGCGCTGCTGGTCGTGCTCGCGCAGATCGGCTCGTTCGTGCCCGCGCGCTCGGCGCGGCTGGGAATCGTCGACCGCATCTTCACCCGCATCGGCGCGGGCGACGATCTCGCCTCGGGCCAGTCGACGTTCTACATCGAGATGGCCGAGGCGGCGAACATCCTGCGCCGCGCGACCGATCGCAGCCTGCTTTTGATCGACGAGATCGGGCGCGGCACCGGCACGGTCGACGGCCTGGCGATCGCGCAGGCGATCTGCGAGTACCTGCTCGAGCGTGAGTCGCGCGCGCCGATGGCGCTCTTCGCGACGCACTTCCACGAGTTGGTTCCCCTCGCCGAGCGCTGGCCGCTGGTGGCGAACTTCCACATCACCGCCGTCGAGAGCACGAAGGGCGGCGCGCCGGTGTTCTCGCACCGCGTCCTGCCCGGCTCGTCGTCGCGCTCGTTCGGGATCGAGGTCGCGCGGATGGCGGGTTTGCCGGCAACCGTCGTCGCGCGCGCCCGCGAGATTGCCGGCGTGCTCGAAGGGCGGCCCAACCTCGAGGACGCAGCGCCCTTGCGCGGCAAGCTGGCGAAACCCGGCGTCGTCGAGCAGCCGCTTCTGTTCGACATGGAGTAG
- the der gene encoding ribosome biogenesis GTPase Der: protein MSEALASSSLRVRPATVAVVGRPNVGKSALFNRLLGQRLAIVEDTPGVTRDRLYALADWNGRTFTLVDTGGMDTDVDREDPIAQGTQAQAESAARDADVIVFVVDAQSGLTPVDQDVAQILRRTRRPVILVANKIESPKAEASIHAEFGGLGFGEPYGVSALHGDGTGDLLDAIVAKLPPEDALDAGEAELSLALIGRPNVGKSSLLNALLNEERAIVSDVPGTTRDAIDTLFTWKGRTFRLIDTAGVRKQPGHHGSIEYYSSLRSLKAIARSDVAVLLIDALSGPTNQDRRLAGIALEERKALVIVGNKYDLVRELGEYSQNELAAEIHAQMPFAAFAPVTFLSALTKRRLQSLMPLVEKVAENLDRRVPTAKLNAVVRDAVLAHPPPIQSGKPLKVLYVSQPQTHPPLFVFHVNDPELVSASYKRFLENMIRGEFDFEGVPLTLEFRSRRDEGEHSERFEERP, encoded by the coding sequence ATGTCCGAAGCGCTCGCGTCCTCGTCCCTGCGCGTGCGGCCGGCGACCGTTGCGGTCGTGGGCCGCCCGAACGTGGGGAAAAGCGCGCTGTTCAACCGGCTGCTCGGCCAGCGCCTCGCGATCGTCGAGGACACGCCGGGCGTCACGCGCGACCGCTTGTACGCGCTCGCCGACTGGAACGGCCGCACCTTCACGCTGGTGGACACCGGCGGGATGGACACCGACGTCGACCGCGAGGACCCGATCGCGCAAGGCACGCAGGCGCAGGCGGAATCCGCCGCGCGCGACGCCGACGTGATCGTCTTCGTCGTCGACGCACAGAGCGGGCTCACGCCGGTCGACCAGGACGTCGCGCAGATCCTGCGCCGCACGCGCCGGCCGGTGATCCTCGTCGCGAACAAGATCGAGTCGCCGAAGGCCGAGGCGTCGATCCACGCGGAGTTCGGCGGGCTCGGCTTCGGCGAGCCGTACGGCGTCTCGGCGCTGCACGGCGACGGCACCGGCGATCTGCTCGACGCGATCGTCGCCAAGCTGCCGCCGGAAGACGCGCTGGACGCCGGCGAAGCGGAGCTCTCGCTGGCGCTGATCGGGCGCCCGAACGTCGGCAAATCCTCGCTGCTGAACGCGCTGCTGAACGAAGAGCGCGCGATCGTCTCCGACGTTCCCGGCACGACGCGCGACGCGATCGACACGCTGTTCACCTGGAAAGGCCGCACGTTTCGTTTGATCGACACCGCCGGCGTGCGCAAACAGCCCGGCCACCACGGCTCGATCGAGTACTACTCCTCGCTGCGCTCGCTCAAAGCGATCGCGCGCAGCGACGTCGCCGTTCTGCTGATCGATGCGCTGAGCGGGCCGACGAACCAGGACCGCCGCCTCGCCGGGATCGCGCTCGAGGAGCGCAAAGCGCTGGTGATCGTCGGGAACAAGTACGACTTGGTGCGCGAATTGGGCGAGTACTCGCAGAACGAGCTGGCCGCCGAAATTCACGCGCAGATGCCGTTCGCCGCGTTCGCGCCGGTGACGTTCCTCTCGGCGCTGACGAAGCGGCGCCTGCAGTCGCTGATGCCGCTGGTCGAGAAGGTGGCGGAGAACCTCGACCGCCGGGTGCCGACCGCGAAGCTCAACGCGGTGGTGCGCGACGCGGTGCTGGCGCACCCGCCGCCGATTCAATCCGGAAAGCCGCTGAAGGTGCTGTACGTCTCGCAGCCGCAGACGCACCCGCCGCTGTTCGTCTTCCACGTCAACGACCCCGAGCTCGTCTCGGCGTCGTACAAGCGTTTTTTGGAGAACATGATCCGCGGCGAGTTCGACTTCGAAGGCGTGCCGCTCACGCTGGAGTTTCGCTCGCGGCGCGACGAGGGCGAGCACAGCGAACGCTTCGAGGAGCGCCCGTGA
- a CDS encoding PEGA domain-containing protein, whose translation MLRRFAVVAACVLLLAAVPTGSLYVTTLPSGADVWIDGTYVGRSPLVLDALAAGHHTVGLTKTGWTPLQLDVGVVAGQTTTSSTRLEHARTGVRPPPGSIGLHGIAPDATYVDGVAVPPSKDGTIPASAGTHELTVRTPRGKFTRSVTVWPLTRTDVVLQAAIDPPRPSVVAPAEDYVPKSAIRIDGTKVVIRYGGHEVVGRIGVSAYRIDGRYQDYGEAPTMIGSRLYLPLDLLTTLSTGNR comes from the coding sequence ATGCTGCGTCGCTTCGCGGTGGTGGCCGCGTGCGTGTTGCTCCTCGCCGCCGTTCCGACCGGCTCGCTCTACGTGACGACCCTTCCGAGCGGTGCCGACGTCTGGATCGACGGCACCTACGTCGGGCGCAGTCCGCTGGTCCTCGACGCGCTGGCGGCCGGGCACCACACCGTCGGCCTGACGAAGACCGGCTGGACGCCGCTCCAGCTCGACGTCGGCGTGGTCGCCGGGCAGACGACGACCAGCTCGACCCGGCTGGAGCATGCGCGGACGGGGGTGCGCCCGCCGCCGGGCTCGATCGGCTTGCACGGGATCGCGCCCGACGCGACCTATGTGGACGGGGTGGCGGTCCCGCCGTCGAAAGACGGCACGATCCCGGCTTCGGCCGGGACGCACGAGCTCACGGTCCGGACCCCACGGGGGAAGTTCACGCGCTCGGTGACGGTGTGGCCGCTGACGCGGACCGACGTGGTGCTCCAGGCAGCGATCGACCCGCCGCGGCCCAGCGTCGTCGCGCCGGCGGAGGACTACGTTCCGAAGAGCGCGATCCGGATCGACGGCACGAAAGTCGTCATCCGCTACGGCGGGCACGAAGTGGTGGGCCGCATCGGCGTCTCGGCCTATCGCATCGACGGCAGATACCAAGACTACGGCGAAGCGCCGACGATGATCGGCTCGCGCCTCTACCTCCCGCTCGACCTCCTCACCACCCTCTCCACCGGAAACCGCTGA
- the plsY gene encoding glycerol-3-phosphate 1-O-acyltransferase PlsY → MSIVAVVVAFFAGAIPFGILVSRAFYGTDIRKGGSGNIGAANALRTLGKRGALAVLALDALKGFAPVLAAGALGGTLPATLAALGAIVGHCWSPFLGFKGGKGVATLLGTVIALWWPAGIAFALVWLAAVLACGYASVGSMLGALAMGPVLWFGLGREGLVYGIVSALIIIYRHRENLGRLRHGTENRLSLLKAPGQS, encoded by the coding sequence ATCTCGATCGTCGCGGTCGTCGTCGCGTTCTTCGCCGGCGCGATCCCGTTCGGGATCTTGGTGTCGCGCGCGTTCTACGGCACCGACATCCGCAAAGGAGGCAGCGGCAACATCGGCGCCGCGAACGCGCTGCGCACGCTGGGCAAGCGCGGCGCGCTGGCCGTCCTCGCGCTCGACGCGCTCAAAGGCTTCGCGCCGGTGTTGGCAGCGGGTGCGCTCGGCGGGACGCTCCCCGCGACGCTAGCCGCGCTCGGCGCGATCGTCGGGCACTGCTGGTCGCCGTTCCTAGGTTTCAAGGGCGGCAAGGGGGTAGCGACCCTTTTGGGGACCGTCATCGCGCTGTGGTGGCCGGCCGGGATCGCCTTCGCGCTCGTTTGGCTCGCTGCCGTGCTCGCTTGCGGCTACGCCTCGGTCGGCTCGATGCTCGGCGCGCTCGCGATGGGTCCGGTCCTGTGGTTCGGTTTAGGCAGGGAAGGGCTCGTCTACGGCATCGTCTCGGCGCTGATCATCATCTATCGCCACCGCGAAAACCTCGGCCGCTTGCGTCACGGGACGGAAAACCGGCTGTCCCTGCTGAAAGCGCCCGGCCAGTCATGA